The following nucleotide sequence is from Pochonia chlamydosporia 170 chromosome 4, whole genome shotgun sequence.
CAAGGGCGCTCTCACCATCAATTACATCACTGACTTTGATAGACGAGAATGAGGACACACCAAGAAGGCCGCCTTCGGACGGCCTGCCCCTTATCTCTTTATATCAGCATGACGACAGATTGAGAGGATACATGTGGGCATACCCTTATTGCCCCATTCCTCAGAAGAGGGATGTCACATCTCATTCTACCAACTGCTCTCCTCGACAATCCTGGAAGACTGTGCTCGTCTTCACCATTGCATTCTTATCAATCTAGCTACGCACCTAAATTCCTCCTGTGATTTACCCTCCAGGGCCAGCCACGGCGATTTCACCAAAGCTGCGAAAGCCGTGGCCTTCTCGGAAGGACACGGATGTCTAGATCATGACCGACCTACGCGTTCAAAGCCTCCGCAGTCCCATTGACGTCTCGGAGTATCTTTTTCGGCGGCTTTATGAAGTCGGCGTTCGTTCGGTGCATGGCGTCCCCGGTGACTATAACTTAGTTGCACTCGACTGTCTTCCAAAGTGTGGTCTAAGATGGGTTGGCAGTGTTAATGAGCTTAATGCTGGTGAGTAGGCCACTCGACCTCCGAGGCTTTCCTTGCATAAAATGGGCACCACTAGACAGACGTCCTCGGCTCAACATGTCCCACGGCATCTTCTTTGACCCGTCAAGTGCCTCTCACGGCTCAAAAACTCTAGGGGAATGGCAGAGAATTCTAACCTGGGAATTGTGACAGCATACGCTACGGATGGATATGCTCGCGTGAAGCAGATCGGTgccctcatcaccacattCGGTGTAGGGGAATTATCTGCCATAAATGGCGTAGCTGGGGCCTTCTCCGAGCATATACCCGTTGTACATATTGTCGGATATCCGTCGACTCTCTCCCAACGAGATGGCATGCTTCTGCATCACACCCTCGGAAACGGAGACTTCAACGTTTTTGCCAACATGAGCGCGCAGATTTCATGCCAAGTTGCTAAGCTGAACAGTCCATCGGAAATTGCAGACCAAATCGACCATGTTTTGCGTGAGTGCTGGGTTCATTCCCGCCCAGTCTACATCACTCTTCCCACAGACATGGTCCAGGCCAAGGTCGAGGGGCATCGACTATGTAAACCAATTGATCTGTCTGAGCCGTGCAATGATCCAGAGAAGGAGGATtatgttgttgatgtcatcATGAAGTACCTCAATGCTGCCAAGCATCCACTGCTGCTCATCGACGCGTGTGCCATACGCCACCGTGTTCTTGCAGAGGTTCATGAGCTTGCCGAGAAGTCCAATCTGCCCATCTTTGTGACTCCGATGGGCAAGGGTGCCGTTAATGAGCAGCACCATAATTTTGGCGGTGTCTATGCCGGAAATGGCTCTCACCCACCCGAGGTGAAGGACATGGTGGAATCATCCGATCTCATTATATCTATCGGTGCGCTTAAGGTGTGTATTGTTCTTTTCCAGAAACCTGAAATCTGACAGCTCTTTAACACCCATTCTCTAGAGTGACTTCAACACGGCCGGTTTCTCTTACAGAACCTCACAACTCAACAGCATCGATCTTCACAGTGATCATTGTGTTGTCCGGTATTCCACATATCCCGGTGTGAGAATGAGGGGTGTCTTGCAAAAGATTGCAAGCCAAATTGATCCAAAAAAGCTCAGCGTCCGCGATACTCCAAGAGTTCGGAACGAGGTCAAGGAAAATCACGATACGTCGACGACAATCACTCAGTCATGGTTCTGGCCGCGTCTGGGTGAATTCCTGGCTGACCAGGATATCGTTATTACGGAAACGGGGACCGCAAACTTCGGTATTTGGGATACAAAATTCCCCGTTGGAGTCTCAGCATTGAGCCAGGTTTTATGGGGTAGTATTGGATGGTCAGTAGGCGCCTGTCAGGGAGCCGCACTTGCTGCCAGAGACATGGGCGTTGAAAGAAGGACTATTTTATTTGTGGGGGATGGTTCGTTTCAATTAACCGCTCAGGAGCTCAGCACCATGATTCGCCTTGGGCTTAATCCGATTATGTGAGTTTACTTACCCTCCAGATTAGGGAGACGATTACCAAAGCGCGGTGCTGACCTGTGTTAAGTTTCGTCATCTGCAACGAAGGCTTTACCATTGAACGATTCATCCATGGTATGGATGCTACCTACAACGATATTGCTAAATGGGATAACCAGGGTCTCGTTGATGTATTCGGAGGGAGCGGAAAGGCTCGAAAAGTTGCTGTCAGGACAAAGGACGAATTGAACAAATTGCTCGTTGATCCTACTTTTAAGGCGGCGGAGAAAATGCAGTTTGTCGAAGTACATATGCCCAAGAAGGATGCACCAAGAGCGCTGGTTATGACGGCCGAGGCCAGTGCCCAGACAAATGCAAAGAGACAATAGGGGCTTGTAATAAGAGTAGACGAGCTCgacctaggtacctgggtagttAAAGACGACTTCACTTATTTGTAGCCACGCTGACATGACACCCATAGTTTGTATCACATTGAATCCCCAACTGCCTTGGGAAGAGGAATCTCTGTTGGGTTGGCACCTGACTCCCTGTAACCACAACAGTACACTCACGTACCTCGCTGTGAACCAGTAAAAATTTCTTCTTAGACAAAGCATAGCAGTGGCCATACATATATGTTGACGCCGACAACAGTCAACTCTTGCAAAGAGCGAACTTGAAAGATGCTGCAATGAGGTGTCTGTCGTCCTCTTGTTTTTCCTACCTACCCTATACTGCTAGCGAGTACGCGGTTTTGTGGCGATAGATAAGTGGCACTCGGAGGAcccaaagaaaaaaaaagttgttCAAACTAAATATTGTAAAGTCGCGCCACAACACTGCAAGCCAAGATCAGAGAATGAGGAAATAAATTCGTGCCAGTTCAACCCATCTCACCAGTCGCAACGCCACCTCAGATCCCTCCCTACCTTTGCTCCGTGTGTCTTTCTGAAGTAAAATGAACTCTACATCACATAAACGCAAAGATGGCCCTCCGGCGGGCAGTAGCCAACCGAATCAGAAGAGAAGCAAGGTATGAGAGGCAGATATCGCTAGTCTCGAGGTCATGAGGGCGTCAGTCCCCATGAAATAGCCAATGCTGACCTAGGTTGGGTGGTACTTCTAGGGAGGCAGCTCTGGGAGGTGGAAGACTCCCCATcagatggccaagaccaCCGAGAAAGTGGAATTAGGAACAACACTTGCCGTGGGAGATCAAGGCATTTGGGTAACGTATGCGAGGGGAATGAAATACAAGGCGATTAGAGAGTTCAAGGAATTGTGTATAGAGGTACGAGCCAGTTTTGATTTCGACGTATTGCCTCTTTCCCCGATCAACCTCTGACGGTCCTgtgcatcaccaccatgtccTGGCCCTTTGCTCACTTCCATCCGCCTGTGATGGATTAAAGCTGATGAAACTAATCATGGACAAAAGTACGGCAAGACGATGTATGGCATTGATCTCCCAACAACAGACCAAGATAGTGCAGAAGtggatgccgatgctgatATCGAGGCGTCCATtgaagctgagctgagcGCCATGAAGTCAAAAGAGGCACCACACTCAAGGCAAACGTTCACACCCGTGTCGCTCAATATAGAATGTTTGTTTTTCATGAAAACGATGGACCCCATTCAACCTGGATTGTTGGCGAGGAAAATGTGCGAAGACGCGAGAGACTGCCAAGATCCGAGGCAGCGGAAGTGTAAGTATATCAACCGACTTACACCTGTGTTCGATATGGACAGGGCCACAGAGAGTGGTATCGTCAAAGTAGCACGTACTGTGCTAGCTCCTTGGTTCGACTTAACTCCGGAAGATACAGACGAGGCACACGAGGTCAAACAACATtgtccatcaacaccatcgccctCATCAATCCCATATACGGTAAGTGCCAAGTATCAAGACCCAATTATTTTTTCTCGTGATGTTCTTTGCCGTTAACCAGAGCAACCAtatcttcatcctcttcacaGTATGCCATTAGACATAACATCCGCAATCATGTCACGTTCAAATCAGAAGAAGTCATCAAGAAGATTGCAGGTCTCATAAATGTCAAACACACTGTCAACCTCAGCAAGCCGGACAAGGTGATTCTAGTGGAAATATTCCAGGCATgtattgttcttgtttcaTTTCTTACCCTGCCTCTCGTTCGACAGCTGCAGCTGACCTTGCACGGTGAAGCTCTTTTGTGGCATATCGGTGGTTGACGGAAAAGAATGGGAAACACTCAAGCGTTACAATATGAATGCACTCTATAGTATTGCCCCCTAGCGGAAGAAGCGGCGACCTAGAATGCCGCTTTTAGTTCAGTAAAGCAGTTGGCAATTTATGGACCATGAAATATAATTAGCACTTGGCGAAGGCGGAATTGTGTGTCGGCTAGAAGGGATATAAACATCTGTAACTTGCACGGAGGCAATACGACAGGCCTGAGCGAACATTTCATTGCCAAATTCGAGCCTTGGAGTAGCGCGACGGTGATATTGCTTCAATGGGCAGGCCCAAGACATAATAATTTATCgaacagaagaagcagatAACTAACTTAGTACTCGGGATAATGTACGGGCAGTTTCACAGCCCACTAACTCCAAgattctttttcttgctaCAGCACACCAATTTCGATGAAAGGAATAGACAGGAGTCAGACCCACGGCGTAACAGAAGTACCTATCGGATTGAAACCTCAGCCTACGCAGTGGAGAGAACGAATTGAAGGGTGTGAAGGTCTATGAATGTACTCAATATGAATGACAGACATTGACATCATGCCAAACAGGTTCTTTCACCAACATGTGCCTTTGTTGATGTGTGTTGGTTAAAACGAGAGGAGAGAGAACACAATACATAGGCCCTTTGCTATTCGGTTAAAACCCCCTCCatttgggtctggtctggtgggccGCGGAATGTGGCCGTCAGCGTCTCGCTTAAAGCGACCAATGGCTTGACTGGTATCGACAAGATTCATCTCATTACAACTACCAGCTTACCGTTGCCCATCAGACTTTGTCTTTACAGATTCTCAGGTTCCCGCTCCAAGGACACGGCATTTGGGCGGGTATGTAATCGGTGTCACGCCAAC
It contains:
- a CDS encoding THUMP domain-containing protein (similar to Metarhizium robertsii ARSEF 23 XP_007820785.1), translating into MYGIDLPTTDQDSAEVDADADIEASIEAELSAMKSKEAPHSRQTFTPVSLNIECLFFMKTMDPIQPGLLARKMCEDARDCQDPRQRKCKYINRLTPVFDMDRATESGIVKVARTVLAPWFDLTPEDTDEAHEVKQHCPSTPSPSSIPYTVSYAIRHNIRNHVTFKSEEVIKKIAGLINVKHTVNLSKPDKVILVEIFQLFCGISVVDGKEWETLKRYNMNALYSIAP
- a CDS encoding pyruvate decarboxylase (similar to Aspergillus terreus NIH2624 XP_001213811.1), with the protein product MTDLRVQSLRSPIDVSEYLFRRLYEVGVRSVHGVPGDYNLVALDCLPKCGLRWVGSVNELNAAYATDGYARVKQIGALITTFGVGELSAINGVAGAFSEHIPVVHIVGYPSTLSQRDGMLLHHTLGNGDFNVFANMSAQISCQVAKLNSPSEIADQIDHVLRECWVHSRPVYITLPTDMVQAKVEGHRLCKPIDLSEPCNDPEKEDYVVDVIMKYLNAAKHPLLLIDACAIRHRVLAEVHELAEKSNLPIFVTPMGKGAVNEQHHNFGGVYAGNGSHPPEVKDMVESSDLIISIGALKSDFNTAGFSYRTSQLNSIDLHSDHCVVRYSTYPGVRMRGVLQKIASQIDPKKLSVRDTPRVRNEVKENHDTSTTITQSWFWPRLGEFLADQDIVITETGTANFGIWDTKFPVGVSALSQVLWGSIGWSVGACQGAALAARDMGVERRTILFVGDGSFQLTAQELSTMIRLGLNPIIFVICNEGFTIERFIHGMDATYNDIAKWDNQGLVDVFGGSGKARKVAVRTKDELNKLLVDPTFKAAEKMQFVEVHMPKKDAPRALVMTAEASAQTNAKRQ